The window GACGGGCGCGCAAAGCGTCGGAGCCGACCCTTTCAATACCTACACGCCGACATTGTACTTCGGAAAAGGGTTCGGTGATCTCCCCGACACGCTGTCTTGGATCAGACCCATCGCTGTCACCGGTCAAATTGGCTATGCGATCCCGGGCAGACGCTCCACAACTACTTTCGGCATCGATCCAGATAGCGGTGATTCAACGATCGACACTGAATTCCATCCGCGAGTTTTGAATTGGGGCGGGACGGTGCAATACAGCATGCCGTATCTCAAATCGGCGGTTTACGATCTCGGCCTGCCGGATTTTATCAATCGGTTTATTCCGCTTGTAGAAGCAACATTCCAGACACCGGTGGCCAACACCTTCACATCCGGGACCGTAACGACGGGCACCGTCAACCCGGGGTTCATCTGGATTGGGAATGGATTTCAGATTGGCGTCGAGGCGCTCATTCCGATCAACCGGCAGAGCGGGACGAATGTTGGCGTCATCGGCCAACTGCACTTCTATCTCGACGATCTCGATCCACGCGGAATTGGCAGGCCGATCTTCGGTAATGCCGTCCAGCCCGCAACCCAGTATTCAAGGAATTAATCATGCGTCGCTCAACTGTTGTCGGAGTGATCCCTCTGCTGCTTTTGC is drawn from Nitrobacteraceae bacterium AZCC 2146 and contains these coding sequences:
- a CDS encoding hypothetical protein (product_source=Hypo-rule applied) — encoded protein: MSIRLLRAALPGLAIALVPINAGVAHEIVGNRFFPATLGIDDPGVNDELSIPTVAAFKTGDDPSVKQRDISGEFSKRITEAFAVSFGVTHTHLSPPGGPTGIGANGFQNLETTFKYRLFKDPVHEFVVSVGLNVEWGGTGAQSVGADPFNTYTPTLYFGKGFGDLPDTLSWIRPIAVTGQIGYAIPGRRSTTTFGIDPDSGDSTIDTEFHPRVLNWGGTVQYSMPYLKSAVYDLGLPDFINRFIPLVEATFQTPVANTFTSGTVTTGTVNPGFIWIGNGFQIGVEALIPINRQSGTNVGVIGQLHFYLDDLDPRGIGRPIFGNAVQPATQYSRN